The genomic DNA TTCTTATAACTCCCACCATTGAATAAAGTTTTGAAGaactttttttaaccctttttaaaagtctgtttcttcttcctcaacatgactaatctggaaatatgttttacataattgaacctatgtcaaattgttttctgttctaGAGAGGGAGAGggtaaagaagggaaggagaaaattaggaactcaaaattttttaaaattaaatactataaattaactttacatgtaactgggaaaaataaaatattattttttaaaaaggtaagcAGTACTACGGGCAGATCACACAACAAGTAAGTGGCAAGGCCAGAATGGGGTCCAAGTCCTATATCCTTTCTACCAGTCACAAGACCAGATCTCCACTATTTACTAGCTGGTTAAGTCATATAAACCTCTGaatcacatctataaaatggagaggaGACCTGCCCTACCCCACTTTCTTCCCAGAGCTCTTATGAGACTCAGATGAGGAGATATAACTAAAAGTAgttacaagatataaaatataaggTAATATTTTTATGGTATGGAAGAAGAATCAGGAGCCAACTTGCACTCTTTGCTATTTCTACCCCAACTGGAGAAGATGATGTAGCCTCACAAAATGGCACTTACCAGGGAATCTGATCAAAGCAGGAATGTGTGTGGATTATTCCTTCTCACCCCACATGAACAGCCTCTGAGTTCCCTGATTCTATGTAATTCTTTCTGTTCTCAAGGCGATGCCAGATGGGCAGACAGAGCAGGGGAATTCATTTCTCCCCCGGATATTAAAGATGTTATCTGGCAGCATCAGACCTACTGCAGCTGAAATGAGCAGGGGTGATTCGCAATGGGGAGTGCAGGATGGTGCTGAACAAAGCCTTTTATCTGGTTCTTCATCTGTAGATTTTCTCTGGCAAAATTATCAAAGCCAGCTGCCTGGAGGTAAAAACTATCTGCAAGCATGATGGCAGTTCCCCTGTCTCCCACCTTGGGTTTTTGGAggagttttctttccatttttccaaaaATCAGCTATAGACAAGAATTTTAGTGCTTCTATAAACCAATGGATAGTGAGAACAAAACTCTACCTGCTCCCTGGATTCTGATGCCAGGAGCTTGGAATCTCATCTCTTTAGCTGTTTCTGGGAAAAACAATACAATCTCCCAGTACAGGAGCCATCGTTCATTTCCTTgtatccttttcctcttcccaatATTTACTTCTTTGTACCAATATGGAGAAGGAggtatttatcttcatttttgtctttttatccccaacAGCCCAGATTTGATCACAGCACTCTTCTACtcaaattccagtggctccctatcacttcaagaatcaaatataaaactctggtgtttttaaagcccttcataaaatTGCCCCACCTCCcagtcttttcagtcttcttatatctttcaCCTTTTCCCTTTACATTCTATATATCCCTGgttccagtgacactggcctccttgctattcctggaacaaaataatgtttgtttgtccttcattttcaaagaagaccacaacatcagggaggtgatgccatgataagtatatgaattggatgagtggggtgctaaatcatcagcctcactttctcctccagagccacctgggtccagtggctatatatgaatcaggactagtggggatagccctggatatgaggcaatcagggttaagtgatttgcccagggtcacatagtaagagtcaagtgtctaaggcagtatttgaactctttttctcctgaccccaaggccagtgttctatcgaTTGTGCCACTTCCTGTGGCATTTTCACTAGCTGTCTTTCATGTCTGAAATTCTGTCCCTTCTCATCTTTGCttcctgacttccctgactttcttcaagtcccagttaaaatcctacctttaCACAGAAAGGTTTTCCTGATCACTCATAATTCTCATGtcttcttttgattatttccagtttatcttgTATGTGTCTTGTGTGTATGTAACTGTTTTCATATTAGACTGTGAAGTCCTTGAGAGCAAGGAGctggtttttatctttttttttttttttttggtaacccCAGGTAACTACCAGTAGGCATTTTATGAATATCTATCCACTGACAGACCAAAACTAACACAATTCCTGGCACAGGTAGGGTAGACAGTTAATACTTTGAATTGATTCAATCCAACAAGACTATatactccttgaggacaggcatcttttcatatttattttcttatctcaTCTAATACCTAACATTTTACTTCCACACAGTAAGGGTTTTTTGTGTCTAGTTGTTTCAAGTATACACCTTATCTCCCCAATTATatttacttgctttttttttaggtttttgcaaggcaatggggttaagtgacttgcccaaggccacacagctaggtaattactactaagtgtctgaggtcacatttgaactcagttactcctgactccagggttgttgttgctgctctatccactttgccatctagctgccccttgcaccacctggccacccccccccaattacattttttaaaaaagctcctTACAACAAAAATGGGACTTAACTTTGTATTcataaaaaaattgtatttgttgTTTTGTGTAAACACACACGACAGAGGGCAGCCAATTTCTTCaaaggtgaaaggaaaaaaagattgtgGGGAAAATGTGTTTAAACAACCAGTCAGATTTAAATAGCCTTAGGTAAAGTTAAGTAGGTGGGTGTTTGGTGACTGGTCTAGAAATTAGTATGATAAGGGGTTCAATAAGTGGTGAAgtgagcaccagccttggagtcaggaaggacttgaattcaaatccacctcagacacttaataattacctagctgtgtgaccttggccaagtcacttaaccctactgccttggaaaaacaaaaacaaaaaagaaattagtatgattaaaaaaaacaggctTATTTATAGTACATACTTTATAAAAAGAGTCATCATTTGGAATTTCTATACTGCCTTGTATTGTTAGAACAGATACATATCCAATCTATTACCAAGGCCTGATTTCACCTTTGTGGCATTTTTCAAATACGCTCCCTTCTCTCTCTGATTTTGCACCCTTCTAGTGCAGGCCCCTATCCCCTCTTGCTAGGATTACTGCAATAGTCTGCTGGGTGTGTGTGAGGGGGGCAGCCTGCCCCAAGTCTCTCCCTGCTCCAATCTAttatcctccattcagccactaaagtgattttccctaaGTGCAGGTCTGACCCAATAAACTCCAGAAAACTCTATATACATCAAATGCTCTCTTGATATTCAAGGCAATCATAATCTAGCCCCTCCTTCTTTTCCAGCCTTTTTACCCCTCACACCCTACCCCACTCCCATCCACTGGCCTACTTGTTCCTCAAACAAGAGACTCTGGTCTCCCAAATCCatacattttcactgactgtccccatacctggaatgctctttctcatctctgccttctggcttctctgacttctttcaagattcGGCAAAATCCTACCTTTCACAGGAATGCTCACCTGATTccacttaattctagtgccttccctgtATTGATTATCACCAATATATCCTGTATAgagtttgtacatagttgtttgcatgttgtctcctgcTTCATTAGACTAAACCagcattgcctttttttttttttttggctttttgcaaggcaaacggagttcagtggcttgcccaagccacacagctaggtaattatgaagcgtctgagacctgatttgaacccaggtattcctgactccgtggccggtgctttatccactacatcacctagctgccccgaaatcAGCATtgtcttgtctttctttgtatccccagtgtttagcataTATATAGTGaacttaaaatgtttattgaggggcagctaggtggctcaatggatagagcactagccctggagtcaggagtatctgaattcaaatccagccttagacacttcataattaactagctgtgtgtccttgggcaagtcacttaaccacatttgccttgcaaaaaaactaaaaaaaaaagtttgacttgCTATGCATCTGTGGTTCTTAATCTGACCCTTTAGCAATCAGATGAAACCTAGGAGccttttttagaaatgttttgaaatggggcagctaggtggattacctagctgtgtggccttgggcaagccacttaaccccgtttgccttgcaaaaaaaaaaaaaagaaatgttttgaaaTGTACAAAATAAGACATAGGATTACAATAGAAACCAAAGGttggtaaaaataaagatgtaattccTGCTGGTGAAACCCAAAATCTAAGCTTGTTGTAGACCTTAAGTTAAGAATCcctactataaatatattttaatataaatatttgaatatctGAATATATTTGAATAATGCTATCTTGTCAAATAGATTTCCCCATCATTGACTAGAACAGAGCTTCGCACATAGTAAGAAACAGAGTAAATAAATATCTAGTCAATTGAGTTCTCCACCCAaagaaatagggggaaaaaatcatctcTGAACTGAGAACTTTTATTAACAGAGATCAAAATAGGATAAtgtcattagagaaatgcatgaGTCCTAACAAGGTAAAACTATATCCCTACTAATATAAATAACATAGAAAAGAGGATTGATTAATAAATTGAACATTCAATAACAAAAGcacctagaaaataaatccaaaataagCACAAATGGGGAAACCTTGATAAGGAAGAAATAGATGAATGGAATAAAAGACTATGTTACTGATAAGACTAAaagctgattctttttttcttttttttaatttaaatttatttttattaaagatattatttgagttttacattttcccccaatcttgctttcctcccccctcccccccacagagagcactcttgtcagtctttactttgtttccatgttgtaccttgatccaaattgggtatgatgagagagaaatcatatccttaaagagaagagaagtctaagaggtaacaagatcagacaataagctatctggtttttttttttttctaaattaaagggaatagtccttgcactttgttcaaactccacagctccttatctggatacagatggcactctcctttgcagaaagcccagaattgttcctgattgttgcactgatagaatgagcaagtccttcaaggttgaacatcacccccatgttgctgttagggtgttttttctggttctgctcatctcactcagcatcagttcatgcaaatccctccaggtttccctgaaatcccgtcccacctggtttctaatagaacaatagtgttccataaaagctgattctttaaaaaagaattttttaagaaaCTAGGAAAGGTTTTAACTTTCcaggaaaataaatgaacaaaataaaaaagcaaacagggtaaaatcAAACAGATGATTAGAAAAGAAGGTGGTCCTCTCCTGTGGTGAGAAGAGATAATCAACTGGGGAGAAGAGATAATCAAGTGCCACACTTCCCATCCCCATAGCCATACAATCAACAAGAGATTTAAAGGAAAGTtgattcaagaaacatttattaagcttctactgtATGTTCTTTTTCAAGCACTAGGTtaaagtgctgaggatacaagaaaaagcaaaaacagcccGGGACCTTAAGGAACATCCTAAGGAGGGAGATAACATAAAAGCAACTCTGTACCTACAAGACCAAGTGTAGGATAAACTGGAGGGAAGCTCCCCACACAGGAGAGGTTACATGACCAAAAACCATGAGGGGTTTCACAGATGGGAAGGCTCTGGAGGCTTTCCATTTGCAATCCTGCAGAAACTACCTACAATTAGTATAATCGGAAAATTAATCGGTGAAGTATCCTAATCTCCCTCTGAAATATTAAGCTCCATTGATCTGAAATTGAATATTTGAAACTGAaattgaatatttgaaaaatattcaccGAATGCCTGTTTAGGCGGAAAAAGGTGGCGGGGGTGGCGGGGCTTAAGACCTTCAGGGAGAAACAGTTCACAAGCGGGTCTGGAGCTCGGGAGCTGGAGCAGGCGGGGCCGCTCCGGAGGGAGGTCCGGCCCGGGCCGCCCCGCAGCCCCCTCTGTCACTCGGACACTTGGGGAGCGGGGGGCCCGCGTCACAGCCCGGCCGGCCTCCGATTGGCCAGCCGGGCAGCGGACGGGCTTCCTGGGATTCGTGCCCCCCGGTGGCAGAGCGGGTGCAGCTAACGGGAGCGCAGGAGCCCCCGAGGCGAGGTAGGCGTCCGTCGGGAGGCCCGGAGCACCCCAAGCTGTGGGGAGAGCCAAGGCGCCGGCTCCGCCGGGGAGGCACCTGGGGCCATGCCGTACCTGCTCATCAGCACCCAAATCCGCATGGTGAGTAGCGGGTCCCGGAATGTGGGGCGCGGGCGGACGGCGCCCCCCGGGCTCCGGAGTCCGGGCTGGCGGGCGGGGCGGCGTCCCGGGGTCCGCGGCGCACCTTTCCTCCGGGGCGCCCTCCACATCGCGGGGCTCCTTCCAGCCCGTAGAGGGGGGCTCGCACCCGCGGCTGCCACCCTCGGTCCCGCCCCATGGCACTCCTTGCCCtcactccctcctcccctcctgccCCCTGCCCGCCCCGTCCCCCgaaccctccccccaccccggccTTGAGTCGGATTGCCCCCTCCGGCGGCAGGGCAGCCACGCGGGCCATTCTGACCCAGTGGACCCGGGGCCATCCAACCCGACCTGGCCTGTTGGGCAGGACTTTTCTGGGCATCAGGCCCACCCACCCCAGGGACGGCCAGGAAGTCTCTTGATCCTGCCCCAGCTAAACCTGCTTGGGAAGCAAAGAATCACGAACTCACAGGCTTCGCAGACACCCAACACCTCCTGTCTTCCCCAAGAATCGTAGCCATGAGTAAAAGTGAAATGATACCCACATCCGTACAAGTCATTTAGGGGAGAGCTGATCCAACTGCAAGGAATTGTCAGGTACACAAAGGTCCACACAAACCATTACTCACTGAACACTGGAGGACATGCAGTTACAGCTGAGGACGCAGGCACACACCCTTCTCCTGAGCTGATCTCACACACACGTAGTCAATTAGACACACACAGCCAGAGCTATAGATTCATCCATACAAAACACCAGACCTCCTAGTCCGAattatagatacacacatactCAACACCAGTCACAATCAGACACTCAGAGCTATAGACACATAACACACATAACAACCAGACAATCATAGTCAAAGTTATAGATATACACATAACACCAGTCATAATCACACAGTCAGAGCTATAGACACGCGTGCACAACACCGGACAGTCACACTCAGACATAGAGCTATAGATATACTTACACAACACTAAATAGTCACAGAGCTATAGAAATACACATACCCAATACAAGGCAGTCAGTcagtcagacacacacacacatacaatagcACTACAAGTGAGGCACTAGCTACCGTTATGGGAAAGCATAAACACGATTTGCTCCTTGAGGGGTCCCACAGGGAATGTTTCTCCAGCAGAGGAAAGGAAGCAGCTTGGTACTGAGTCCTTGATTCCCCCCACTAGGGGGTAGAAGTCCCTTGGAAAGATAAGGACAAGGGGGTGATAAAGACAAGGTCTTACAGCAGGGAAAAGCCCTGGCCATGCCCTAGGGTGAGATAGTTAATTATCTGACTGTGCCAGGCTGGTGAGGTTGAGATCAAAGAGGCCGGGGAGGGCCAGTCACTAGCCTGTTACCTAATCTGGTCATTCCTGCCCCCTCTTTGATCATCTTCCTCCCTCCCAGTTTATTGTGGGTCTGAAAACTCCTTAGGGCATTAACTCCATCCTTCCAGCTTTTGTAAAGTCCACTCAGCATTCTGACCATGGGCTTAGCTAAGAAGTACATAAGGGTGGAGGAAGAGGGGGTGACCACCTTTTGACCTCTGAGCTTTCCCCGATTTCCTGTATTGCAGGAGGTGGGTCCAACAATGGTGGGAGATGAGTTCTCTGACCAGGAGCTGATGATGTTCTTGGGAGCAGTTAAAAGGAATATGCTGGGAAACCACTTGTAAGTAGAAAGGACAACCCAGGGTCCTCTGGTTCTCACCatcttctcactttcttttccttggGTAGCTCTAACCTTTCAGAGAATTTAGTATCTTTTACAGCAATCTTTCAAGTACTGCTCCTGCCTGGCCCCAGGGCTCACAAAACCCCACTACTAGCCCGACAGAAGGAAAAATCAATGCTTTCTACAGTAACTGATTTCTGAAAACCACATCGTTTCTGCATAGACCTAGTTCCTTTTCTGGGCTTCCTCACCAGCCTTACTCTAAACCTGACCTTTTAGGTAATAGGTGGAAACTAGAGGGAAGAAGTCCTTTCCTGAAGAGAGAGGTAATTAATTCAAAGAATGAATCTCACAGACtgggaagtcaggaggcagagggTAAAGCTACTGTTTTGCTGCTGCACCTTCCTCTACACTTTGCATATTGTAATCTACCCTGTCGTTAGCTTCCTTTCCACTGGCTTTGCATCAGTTTATTGGTCAGAGCTATTAGGAAGGATCTGCCTAAGATGGGTTCTTTGCTCCTGATCATAGAGACGTCATATTGAGGGGATGACAAAGCAACAGGCTGTTGAGAGGAGAGAGGTTGAGTGATGATCCCAGTAATGGCTCGAGGGCTTTGGGGGCTGCTGTAATGATTCCCTTATCCTGAGTTACCAACACAAGAGTTCTTTAATTAACTTAATGGCCTTATGGCCCCACCAAACTTGATTGATGGGGAGTTAAGCATTCTCACTGCCAAGATGCAGAAAACAAACCCTGGTACATCAACCCGGTCAGGTAGGTCTGTCTTAAAACTGGGGGCAGAGGGAATCAGCCCTTTTCCTGCCTGGCCTCACGTTTCCCTCACCTGTCTCTCCACAGTTGGGAATACTATGTCAACGACCCTCCTCGAATCGTTCTGAATAAACTGGAAGCCCGGGGCTATCGTGTGGTGAGCATGACAGGCGTGGGCCAGACACTTGTGTGGTGCCTCCACAAGGAGTAGCCATCTCCCAAGCAATCTTCAGCCTCCTCTCAGGCTCACACCTATCTGGAGAGGTGCCTGTGTACCAGCTGCCCCCTCCTCCCAAACCCTTGTCTAGGACAGCCAAGATCCCAGTTTGTGTGGAGTATTCCTCTCTTCTTCACCTGTCGGTCTCCCTAGTCAGCATCTACAGCCTTCCCAGCCAGGGCCCAAGGGCTATCTGCTGAGGCAGATAGAAACCCTGAAACCCCTTCCTGCTCCCCTCATCCTCACAGCTGCCCTGCCTTCTTTGTCCCTGATTCAGTGGTACTGTGTAGGCCCTGACATAGTCAGTAGGAAAGTTTTCCTAGAGGGAGAAGGAATCTTAACCAGCTAGAGAACCCAAGCTAATGCTAAATGTCCCCAGCTATGAAACTGAGCAGTCTGAAGACGTCCCCAGGTCAAACTAGGAGCTAATCCAGGACAATAAAGAACTGTGTTGCTTTTCCTGTCCTGTTCAGggctctctctctttcactcacTCACTTGGAACTTCCTAGTTGTCAGAAACTATAGTCAGATACCTCAGATTTGGCCCTCATCacatcatcagtaaaatgaggggtttgaattCAGTGACCTCTGagttttttcctagttctaaatGTAAGCTGCCATCATTAGAGGCTGAGCTGAATCAGCTTCTTCCCCATGCCTTggctgaccttttttttttgaaatggttcTTAGCAAAGGCAGGTAGCATTATCATGTCAAATGACCTAAAAAGTGGAAACTTTCTGGAGACTGTGAGAAGGGCACCACTAGGGCAGAGGATGTTGGGGTGGGGGAGTATGGGATTGACTTTAGGTGGGACACTCAGTGGGCTCTGGATGAGATACAGCAGGGCTGTCCAAGATGCAGCCCGCAGAGCAATTTTATGTGGCCTGCCTGTGGGTTTAccaaatgctttagtaaatgaagccgagctactgcagagctctcactaaagtggcaaatcaaaatatactgtctattgtttcaattaaaaacttttaaaaataaggttggaCAACTCTGAGGCGGAGTACAGAAATAAAGAGAGGTTCTGGATTATACCATCTTTCTGTCAGTCACAAATGTTTAATACAATCAGTTactttctttctaaaaaaatttattgtaGGCATTAATTTAAGAAAAGGGAGcaggaaggaggggagaaggtAAGAGGGTTCGGTGGGGCTATGTGGGCATGCCCTCCTCATCCTCCCTCTGCATCTGTTCAATCAGCTGTTGCCGTTCTGCTGCCTGACGCATGCGCATCATGACGAGGCTCTCATAGTCCCTCTCTGACAACACGGAGTCCTGTGGGACACAGAGGAGAAGGGTTAGGGACAGTGACTACCAGGCCCCACACAATCCCTCCTTTCAAGAAAGGACCAAGGCTGAGTCTAGAGGTGGAGAGGGGGTCACTTAAGTTCTACAAAAGGACTtgcttctggggcagctaggtggcatagaggataaagcactggccatcagaagtacctgggttcaaatccagtctcagacacttaataattacctagttgtgtggccttgggcaagccacctaacaccatttgccttgcaaaaacctaaaaaaaaaaaaaaaaaaaaagacttgcttccctaggtgaaaaagaaaaaaagggaatccAGGATGCCtgtgaaatgagaaaactgggtcTTCTGCTGAGCCTCAGGAGTTTTTCCAGAGTCCACTAACCACCATTCATAACAGCCAGGACCTCAGCTGATATTTCAGAGAAGTTTGGCATCTATACCAAATTGGGGGGGACAAGTTTCCTGCTGAAACATCATGTGCCCAATGATCTTCCTtagttatttccttcctttcacctTATCACTATATTCAGTGACCTCTGAGTTTTCCTAGTTCaattccaatttctctttttaatgggAAGAATTCTCCCATATTTATCTCAGCCTTTACCACCTTCTGCTCCCATAATATactaattcattttattcatccCTTCCCTCTGCTGCCTCTGCTACAGTTTTCCTCTTAGTAATTTATTAGGGTACACTGTCAAGAGAGCTTCTCTGAATGTGGTGAAATCCCCTCCCAATTATCTGTGGattaaggagtacctgagtgggCTCTGGGGATGGGGGACCTGGTATCTCCTGGACTGCCCAGCCTCCTGCttcattccacatttttctcaaaGTTACCCTTCTACCCAAGAGGATTTCATTCATTCAAGCCTTGTAGACTAGTGCACTGGTGAGGATGAAGGGGCAAAAAAGCTGGAGAAGGTTCACTCTTGTCTTAAATAAGCCCTACCCAAGAGACAAAAACAAATGTGGGTCTGGTACATCTCCTAACAGTGGAGGGCAGGGCTCTCTTATGGTTTGGGGTTTAATGAATGCCAGGTTAATAATAGTCAACCATCTCAATGAACAAAATTGTGCAAAGCACAATGTAAATCACCTCCCTCCCTTGGTGAGGCTGAAGCTATGTTCCTGCTTCCAGCAGGTGGTGGGAGGAATCTGTTGATC from Macrotis lagotis isolate mMagLag1 chromosome 4, bilby.v1.9.chrom.fasta, whole genome shotgun sequence includes the following:
- the GCHFR gene encoding GTP cyclohydrolase 1 feedback regulatory protein, with the translated sequence MPYLLISTQIRMEVGPTMVGDEFSDQELMMFLGAVKRNMLGNHFWEYYVNDPPRIVLNKLEARGYRVVSMTGVGQTLVWCLHKE